In a single window of the Olivibacter sp. SDN3 genome:
- the nusB gene encoding transcription antitermination factor NusB, with protein sequence MLNRRHLRVKVLQTIYAYQLSEDRNIQNFEKSLLKSVDQVYEMYIWVLALLSEVSEYTLTDAEGRANKFLPSENDLNTNIKLANNTFIELLRQNEQFIDLSKKYKVDAVFDRELIRSIFHILKQSPEYIAYLENDDRSLKVEKDIIKFTFKKIILKSPAIEQVFEERFINWGTDKDVLQALLAKTLKNFNSEDPDRNKLAQLCPNWDDDKEFIIDLFRLTTRHAEDYQSYIAGKTKNWEADRIALIDTLLMRMAIAELINFSTIPVKVTINEYIEISKEFSTPKSNSFINGILDKILIELKDGGKVRKFGRGLIG encoded by the coding sequence ATGTTAAATAGAAGACACCTGAGAGTCAAAGTATTGCAGACAATCTATGCCTATCAACTTTCGGAAGATAGAAATATTCAAAACTTTGAAAAATCGCTATTGAAGAGTGTTGATCAAGTATACGAAATGTACATTTGGGTGTTGGCCCTACTATCGGAAGTGTCAGAGTATACGTTGACTGATGCGGAAGGGAGAGCAAATAAGTTTTTGCCTTCGGAAAATGATCTTAATACTAATATAAAGCTGGCAAACAACACGTTTATTGAACTGTTAAGGCAGAATGAACAGTTTATCGATCTATCAAAAAAGTACAAAGTAGATGCAGTATTTGATAGGGAGCTGATTCGAAGTATTTTTCATATTTTGAAGCAATCACCAGAATATATCGCCTATTTGGAAAATGACGATCGATCTTTAAAGGTTGAAAAAGATATTATTAAATTTACCTTTAAAAAAATAATATTAAAATCTCCTGCTATTGAACAGGTTTTTGAAGAGCGTTTTATAAATTGGGGAACAGACAAAGATGTTTTGCAGGCGCTTTTAGCAAAGACGTTGAAAAACTTTAACAGTGAAGACCCGGACCGGAATAAATTGGCGCAACTTTGCCCAAACTGGGACGATGATAAAGAGTTTATTATCGATCTGTTTAGATTAACAACGAGGCATGCGGAAGACTACCAGAGCTATATAGCGGGCAAGACGAAAAACTGGGAAGCGGATCGTATAGCGTTAATAGATACCTTATTAATGAGAATGGCGATTGCTGAATTAATTAATTTCTCAACGATACCAGTGAAAGTAACAATTAATGAATATATTGAAATTTCCAAAGAATTTAGTACGCCAAAGAGTAATTCATTTATTAATGGTATATTAGACAAAATTCTCATAGAATTGAAAGACGGGGGAAAAGTAAGAAAATTTGGTAGAGGACTTATTGGTTAA
- a CDS encoding ABC transporter ATP-binding protein, translating to MKHLAYLNKYLFKYRWHLIPGFVFVVVSNYFGVIPAQVIRIAFDLVRENISVYRLFNGFERQELVYQLFGYSLLLFGLIVLVLALIRGLFLFLMRQTIILTSRRIEYDLKNEIYAHYQRLDMAFFRRNNTGDLMNRVTEDVSRVRAYLGPAIMYAINTIVLSIMVITAMFSVNTRLALYALIPIPILSVIILFVNKIINKRSERIQEKLSALSSFVQETFSGIRVIKTYNREHAKMANFSAESGHYKEASLSLVRAQAIFFPLILLLIGLSTVITIYIGGSEVMRGSITSGNIAEFIVYVNQLTFPAMSLAWVTSLVQRAAASQKRINEFLNTPSTIQSASVQTVFTGNISFKNVNFTYPDTGITALKDISFDIAPGKITAIIGRTGAGKSTIARLLMRMYDAQSGEILVDDTPINRLNLLSYRSAIGFVPQEVFLFSDTIAKNIAFGMDELNMPLVKEAAKKAAVYDNIINFEKGFDTFIGERGITLSGGQKQRISIARAIAIDPKILIFDDCLSAIDTKTEELILQNLREIMHEKSAIFIAHRISTIKNADHILVMEQGEIVEQGKHEALLALRGSYYELYEKQLLEEENVG from the coding sequence ATGAAGCATCTTGCTTATCTTAATAAATACTTGTTCAAATATCGTTGGCATCTCATACCCGGTTTTGTTTTCGTAGTCGTTTCTAATTATTTTGGAGTCATTCCTGCACAAGTCATTCGTATTGCATTTGATCTTGTAAGGGAAAACATCTCCGTATATAGGCTATTTAACGGGTTTGAAAGGCAAGAACTTGTCTATCAACTCTTCGGATACAGTTTGTTATTATTTGGATTAATTGTGCTCGTTTTAGCATTGATCAGAGGTTTATTTCTCTTCTTAATGAGACAAACTATTATTTTAACTTCCCGCAGGATAGAATATGATCTGAAAAATGAAATATACGCGCATTATCAACGTCTGGATATGGCTTTCTTCAGAAGAAACAACACAGGTGATTTAATGAACAGGGTTACCGAGGATGTCAGTCGTGTGCGCGCTTATCTGGGGCCTGCTATTATGTATGCGATTAATACTATCGTACTTTCAATTATGGTTATTACTGCGATGTTCAGCGTAAATACACGTTTAGCTTTATACGCCTTAATACCTATCCCTATTTTATCTGTCATTATACTATTTGTTAACAAGATTATAAATAAAAGAAGTGAAAGAATTCAGGAAAAACTTTCGGCGCTGAGTTCATTTGTACAAGAAACATTTTCAGGTATAAGAGTCATAAAAACATACAATCGGGAACATGCTAAAATGGCAAATTTTTCTGCAGAAAGTGGTCATTATAAAGAAGCTTCGCTATCGTTGGTTAGAGCGCAGGCCATCTTCTTTCCGTTAATATTATTACTCATCGGTTTAAGCACCGTCATAACGATTTACATTGGCGGTTCCGAGGTTATGCGCGGAAGCATCACCTCGGGTAATATTGCGGAATTTATTGTATATGTTAACCAACTGACATTTCCAGCCATGTCACTAGCGTGGGTGACTTCTTTGGTACAACGAGCGGCTGCTTCGCAAAAACGTATTAATGAATTTCTAAACACTCCTTCAACGATACAATCCGCGAGTGTTCAGACAGTGTTTACAGGTAATATTTCGTTCAAAAATGTCAACTTCACCTATCCAGACACGGGTATCACCGCCTTAAAAGACATTTCCTTTGATATTGCACCGGGTAAAATCACTGCTATCATCGGCAGAACAGGAGCGGGTAAATCAACCATCGCCCGTTTGTTAATGAGAATGTACGACGCACAATCCGGTGAAATTTTAGTAGATGATACGCCGATAAACCGATTAAATCTACTGAGTTACCGCAGCGCGATTGGCTTCGTACCACAGGAAGTTTTTCTGTTTTCAGATACTATTGCTAAAAATATTGCTTTCGGGATGGATGAACTGAACATGCCTCTTGTTAAAGAAGCTGCAAAGAAAGCAGCCGTCTACGACAATATCATTAATTTTGAAAAAGGATTCGACACTTTCATTGGTGAACGTGGCATTACCTTATCCGGCGGACAAAAACAACGCATCTCCATTGCACGAGCGATTGCCATTGATCCGAAGATATTGATTTTTGATGACTGTCTATCTGCCATTGACACAAAAACAGAAGAATTAATTCTGCAAAATCTCCGAGAAATCATGCATGAGAAAAGTGCGATATTCATCGCTCACCGAATCTCAACGATAAAAAATGCCGATCATATTCTAGTAATGGAACAAGGTGAGATCGTAGAACAAGGAAAACACGAAGCACTACTTGCTCTACGCGGTAGTTATTATGAATTATACGAAAAGCAGTTATTGGAAGAAGAAAACGTCGGCTAA
- the ung gene encoding uracil-DNA glycosylase: MSIAIEKSWKEVLAPEFTKPYMNNLRAFLKEEQRKHQVFPPNKLIFSSFEHTPFHEVKVVILGQDPYHNIGQAHGLSFSVQPGVAIPPSLRNMYRELTTDIEGFSIPSHGTLTKWADQGVLLLNAVLTVRAHVAASHQKQGWEMFTDTVIKELSRRRESIVFILWGSYARKKALLIDPSKHLIITSAHPSPLSAHNGFFGSKPFSKTNAYLIEKGKAPIDWQV; this comes from the coding sequence ATGAGTATTGCTATTGAGAAGAGCTGGAAAGAGGTTTTAGCTCCAGAGTTTACCAAACCGTATATGAATAATTTACGGGCCTTTCTCAAGGAAGAACAGAGAAAACATCAGGTATTCCCCCCTAACAAACTTATTTTCAGTTCTTTTGAACACACACCTTTTCATGAAGTGAAAGTTGTTATTCTAGGGCAAGATCCCTACCATAATATAGGGCAGGCTCATGGATTATCGTTTTCCGTTCAACCAGGTGTAGCCATCCCTCCTTCATTGCGAAACATGTACCGGGAGTTAACTACGGATATCGAGGGGTTCTCCATACCATCACACGGCACATTAACCAAATGGGCAGATCAGGGTGTGCTTTTACTCAATGCCGTTTTAACTGTAAGAGCACATGTTGCAGCGTCACATCAGAAACAAGGATGGGAGATGTTTACAGATACCGTTATCAAAGAGCTATCCAGAAGACGGGAAAGCATTGTTTTTATATTATGGGGCAGTTATGCTAGAAAAAAAGCCTTGCTTATAGATCCTTCAAAACACCTTATAATCACATCCGCTCATCCTTCACCTCTTTCGGCTCACAATGGTTTTTTTGGTAGTAAACCCTTTTCTAAAACAAACGCTTATCTAATAGAAAAAGGTAAAGCACCAATCGACTGGCAGGTCTAA
- a CDS encoding Lrp/AsnC family transcriptional regulator, with protein sequence MPFEPDKIDLKIIKLLQENGRITNLQLSSNIGLSPAPTLERVRKLENAGYIKSYHALVDEELLGLGIKSFIQIQLDFHTHNSIPEFVEAIKNIPEVTECHHVTGQCDFILKVYVKDIKSYERLIMEKISKIPCVKTFQTMMIMSTSKKEPIVPMEY encoded by the coding sequence ATGCCATTTGAGCCAGATAAAATCGATCTAAAAATCATAAAACTTCTCCAAGAAAACGGAAGAATAACGAATTTACAATTGTCATCCAATATTGGGTTGTCTCCAGCTCCAACCTTGGAACGAGTTAGAAAGCTTGAAAATGCAGGGTACATAAAGAGTTATCATGCGTTGGTGGATGAGGAACTTTTGGGCTTAGGCATAAAATCATTTATACAGATTCAACTGGATTTTCATACGCATAATTCTATTCCAGAGTTTGTTGAGGCAATAAAGAATATACCTGAAGTGACAGAGTGCCATCATGTAACAGGACAGTGTGACTTCATATTAAAGGTTTATGTAAAAGATATTAAATCTTATGAGCGTCTAATTATGGAGAAGATTAGTAAGATTCCTTGTGTAAAGACCTTTCAAACGATGATGATTATGTCTACATCCAAAAAGGAGCCTATTGTACCTATGGAGTATTAG
- a CDS encoding DUF2892 domain-containing protein — translation MPNFIRIILAFLILGVAVSLFVFGYWGWGIVSLLLAIIVFVTFFFNENMLIAQFYLRKENMDNAKKWLNKIRNHEKQLIRAQHGYYHLLIGLIESRTAPLQSEKYFKKALSLGMQMDHNIALAKLSLAGIAMAKRNKREATQLLQEAKKADKNKLLADQIKMMKDQMGMLDKQQMRFR, via the coding sequence ATGCCAAATTTCATTCGTATAATCTTAGCCTTTTTAATATTGGGAGTGGCTGTGAGCCTCTTCGTTTTTGGTTATTGGGGATGGGGAATTGTGTCACTTCTCCTGGCAATTATTGTCTTTGTTACCTTTTTCTTCAATGAAAATATGCTAATTGCCCAGTTTTATCTGCGTAAGGAGAATATGGATAATGCGAAGAAATGGTTGAATAAAATTAGAAACCATGAGAAACAACTGATCCGAGCCCAGCATGGTTATTATCATCTGTTAATTGGATTGATCGAATCGAGGACTGCACCGTTGCAGTCAGAAAAATATTTCAAGAAGGCATTGAGTTTAGGAATGCAGATGGATCACAATATCGCACTTGCTAAATTGAGTTTAGCGGGAATAGCGATGGCCAAGAGAAATAAGAGAGAGGCAACACAGCTCCTGCAGGAGGCAAAAAAAGCAGATAAAAATAAATTGCTTGCTGATCAGATCAAGATGATGAAAGATCAAATGGGGATGTTGGATAAACAGCAAATGAGGTTTAGATAG
- a CDS encoding Glu/Leu/Phe/Val dehydrogenase — MSSETLRPQMFDLLKQFEHKKIVFCQDSSIGLKAIIAVHDTTLGPAIGGVRMLPYKTELEAIDDVLRLSRAMTYKAAISGVNLGGGTAVIIGDHRTQKSEVILRRLGQFVEDLNGSFIASLDVGTTSKDMEFIHMETNHVVGLPKSMGGSGDTAPFTAKGVFLGIKAANKELYGTDSLAGRTVAVQGTGKVGEHLVSLLREENVKVYVSDIVEDRMIQVCNKYGAEAIAHNNLFDMDVDVYAPCALGGTVNTYTIERMRCKIIAGSANNQLANDVEHGVKLLEKGIIYAPDFLINAGGLISCYAEIAGYSLARSAALTEGIYEATRSVIQKSMNEKISTNLAALQLAQERIALIKKIKQN; from the coding sequence ATGTCTTCCGAAACTTTACGTCCTCAAATGTTTGATCTGCTGAAGCAATTTGAACATAAAAAAATAGTTTTCTGTCAAGATAGCAGTATAGGATTAAAGGCTATCATTGCTGTACATGATACAACTTTAGGTCCAGCTATTGGCGGCGTCAGGATGTTACCTTATAAAACGGAGTTGGAAGCTATAGATGACGTACTGAGACTTTCTAGAGCGATGACCTATAAAGCGGCAATAAGCGGCGTGAATCTGGGGGGAGGAACAGCTGTTATTATTGGTGACCATAGGACGCAAAAATCAGAAGTTATACTGAGACGGTTAGGACAGTTCGTTGAGGATTTGAATGGGTCTTTTATTGCATCTTTGGATGTTGGAACTACCTCTAAGGACATGGAATTTATTCATATGGAAACCAACCATGTTGTTGGACTGCCTAAATCTATGGGAGGGAGTGGAGATACTGCTCCGTTCACGGCAAAGGGTGTGTTTCTGGGGATAAAGGCGGCAAATAAGGAATTGTACGGGACGGATAGTTTGGCTGGTAGAACAGTAGCTGTTCAAGGGACAGGCAAAGTTGGAGAACATTTGGTATCTTTATTAAGGGAAGAGAACGTGAAAGTATACGTAAGCGATATTGTAGAAGATCGCATGATACAGGTTTGTAATAAATATGGGGCGGAAGCTATTGCTCATAACAATCTCTTTGACATGGATGTTGATGTATACGCGCCCTGTGCACTTGGCGGCACTGTAAATACGTATACGATTGAAAGAATGCGCTGCAAAATTATTGCAGGCTCAGCAAATAATCAACTAGCCAATGATGTCGAACATGGTGTAAAACTTTTAGAAAAAGGTATTATATATGCTCCCGACTTTTTAATCAATGCCGGCGGACTTATAAGTTGTTACGCAGAGATAGCAGGATATAGTTTGGCGAGGAGCGCAGCTCTTACTGAAGGCATTTATGAGGCGACGCGTTCGGTAATACAAAAATCGATGAATGAGAAGATATCGACTAACTTGGCCGCACTTCAGTTGGCCCAGGAGCGTATAGCACTTATAAAGAAGATAAAGCAAAATTAA